One window of the Salvia miltiorrhiza cultivar Shanhuang (shh) chromosome 6, IMPLAD_Smil_shh, whole genome shotgun sequence genome contains the following:
- the LOC130988497 gene encoding transcription factor MYB36-like: MGRAPCCDKSKVKRGPWSPQEDSTLRDYVEKHGTAGSWISLPQKAGLKRCGKSCRLRWLNYLRPNIKHGGFTHQEDTIILALYHNIGSRWSVIASQLPGRTDNDVKNYWNTKLKKKLATNHLAAAAAINSNMLPYFPVDANSYQHSQISLPALVEAPENALLPSAPATLSPPFINADGSCEDDAFLLDFMPNYDLLDAFDFHDKFNHQIDYHLQQEQPIYQSFTY; encoded by the exons ATGGGAAGAGCACCTTGTTGTGACAAAAGTAAGGTGAAGAGGGGGCCATGGTCTCCTCAAGAAGACTCCACTCTTAGAGACTATGTTGAGAAACACGGCACTGCTGGAAGCTGGATTTCTTTGCCTCAAAAAGCAG GGCTGAAGCGATGCGGCAAGAGCTGTCGGCTGAGATGGCTAAATTAccttaggcccaacatcaagcATGGCGGCTTCACTCACCAAGAAGACACCATCATACTCGCACTCTATCATAACATCGGAAGCAG GTGGTCAGTGATAGCTTCACAGCTCCCAGGAAGAACAGACAACGACGTCAAGAACTACTGGAACACCAAGTTGAAAAAGAAGTTAGCAACCAACCacctcgccgccgccgccgccattaACTCAAACATGTTGCCCTACTTTCCCGTTGATGCCAACTCCTATCAACActctcagatctcacttcccgCCCTCGTCGAAGCGCCGGAAAACGCTCTGCTTCCTTCTGCTCCGGCGACTCTCTCTCCACCATTTATCAATGCAGATGGATCATGCGAAGACGACGCCTTTCTGCTTGACTTCATGCCTAATTATGATCTTCTCGATGCCTTTGATTTCCATGACAAGTTCAATCATCAAATTGATTACCATCTCCAACAGGAGCAGCCCATCTATCAAAGTTTTACGTATTAA